Proteins from one Nicotiana tabacum cultivar K326 chromosome 23, ASM71507v2, whole genome shotgun sequence genomic window:
- the LOC107809815 gene encoding ATG8-interacting protein 1-like: MANIAKGEENTPRGNEWEVVTLTQSVYAAAPGPKQVDLVDDNSAEYVAESSDPMFMSGHFGLPQNQHEDSAFQPDNDEILNGQGGKDASPEFVADKGVNSDTYEESTKTKVLSTMEFPGDQIFDEKGSILSACGAEFEEDAVLQGLGLVDKEQNFFDATTYSSFHSEEPMCGSASTEESNIVAEPVEPFHQGIDSGMSNFPKAKDEDNYDAENLPCQAWWKRRAVSLIAHAKDANAFWSVFIAAAVMGLVVIGQRWQLERWQVVQMKWQFGGNDERMGKTIISPISRLKDVMIGSDRRGSFIRGSASTQR, encoded by the exons ATGGCAAATATTGCGAAAGGGGAGGAAAATACTCCTCGTGGAAATGAGTGGGAAGTTGTAACGCTTACACAGTCAGTATATGCTGCTGCCCCTGGACCAAAACAAGTCGACCTTGTCGATGATAATAGTGCAGAGTATGTAGCTGAAAGTTCTGATCCAATGTTTATGTCGGGGCACTTTGGCCTTCCACAAAATCAGCACGAGGATTCGGCTTTTCAACCAGATAACGATGAGATTCTTAACGGGCAGGGTGGAAAAGATGCTTCTCCTGAATTTGTTGCTGACAAAGGGGTTAATTCAGATACATATGAAGAGAGTACAAAAACTAAAGTACTGAGCACAATGGAATTTCCTGGAGATCAAATATTTGATGAAAAGGGTAGCATTTTATCCGCATGTGGTgcagaatttgaagaagatgcAGTCTTGCAGGGGCTAGGTTTGGTGGACAAAGAGCAGAATTTCTTTGATGCCACTACTTATAGTTCTTTCCATAGTGAAGAACCCATGTGTGGGTCAGCATCAACAGAGGAAAGCAATATTGTTGCAGAACCAGTTGAACCCTTTCACCAGGGTATAGATTCAGGCATGTCAAATTTTCCAAAGGCTAAAGATGAGGATAACTATGATGCAGAAAATCTTCCTTGTCAAGCGTGGTGGAAAAGGCGGGCTGTTTCACTTATTGCCCATGCAAAAGATGCAAATGCATTCTGGTCCGTTTTCATTGCTGCAGCTGTTATGGGCCTTGTGGTTATTGGTCAGAGATGGCAGCTTGAAAGGTGGCAGGTAGTGCAAATGAAGTGGCAGTTTGGAGGCAATGATGAG AGAATGGGCAAAACTATTATTAGTCCCATATCCCGACTGAAAGATGTGATGATTGGGAGCGATCGCCGTGGTTCCTTTATCCGCGGGAGTGCATCAACGCAACGttaa